The stretch of DNA GGGTGGAAAGGTTACGAAGTGAGATGGAAGACGGCAGAAATAAAAAATCTCGTCCGAACCTTTTCAGAGCCACTTTGGTTGGGTGACCAGTCGCTTAAAGAGAAAACTATTCTTTTGTACGCAGAGCAAGGTATGGGAGATACGATTCACTTTTGTCGCTACGCCAAATTAGTGGCTAAGCTTGGAGCGAAGGTAATTTTAGAAGTTCAGCCTCCTTTGGTTCCGCTGTTAAAAAACCTAGAGGGTATAAGTGAAATAGTAGCCAAGGGTCAAAAAATTCCAGATTTTGATTATCAATGCCCTTTGTTATCCTTGCCTCTTGTGTTTCATACTGCACTGGAAACTATTCCGTCATCTTTTCGCTATATCCAAAGTAACGAAGAAAAGAAACTTGCATGGAGAAATAAGCTGGGAAAAATCAGCGTGCCACGAGTCGGCATCGTGTGGAGTGGCAGCACTATTCATAAAAATGATCACAATCGCAGCTTAGAGCTTTCGAAAATTATTTCGTACTTACCGTCAGAATATAAATACGTCTGTTTACAAAAAGACGTGCGACAGGCTGATAAGGTTACTTTGTTAGAAAATCCTCATATCCAATTCTATGGCGATGAAATGCAAGACTTTGCAGATACAGCGGCACTTTGTGAGTTAATGGATTTAATCATTAGTGTGGATACTAGTGTGGCACATTTAGCGGGAGCATTAGGAAAGCCGACCTGGATTTTATTGCCTTATGCACCAGACTGGCGTTGGTTTTTGGGTAGAAGTGATAGCCCTTGGTATCCTTCGGTAAAGCTATATCGACAAAAAAGTTTAGGTGACTGGGAGGGGGTATTGGAGCGAGTAAGGGGTGATTTAAATAGGCTATAGGCTAGACGACCAAATCCTAAACTCAATGTCATGTACCCGCAAAAACGGTTACAAAAACGTATTGAAAATATCAAAAGTAATTAATAATGTACGGAGTAGATATCAACGCACTACTGACTGTGGAGACTGGGTGTAGACGTTCATTAAGTCATAAGTAGTCCATGTGGCATCATCTCCTGCGCTAAATGAAGGGTGCATTTAGTATATTGATGGCATCAATCGGCAATATTTTTTAGGCGGAAGTAAGCTTAAAAAAGCTTATTAAATAAAAAGTAAAAATCATATGACACTTATCCTCGAGTATGCGAGGAGCGAGACTATCCAATAAGAATGAGCGGCAACCTGTTCGATAGAATAAAGAACTGCTTAACCACTGCCGGTTCTAAAAAAGTATTCTCAAAACTTACAGAGTAATTCTTGAGAACAGGAAGCGCATCATTTTGAGGCGTCAGGGTGTCATTAGGGGCCAGTTATTTACCTAAGCGGTCTCGTATCTCTCGGAGTAAGGTTGTGTTTTCAGGCTCTGCTGGCGCAGGAGGTTCATCCATTGCTCTGACTCGATTCACAATCTTGACCATTTGAAAGATTACAAACGCCAATAGGATGAAATTAATGGATATGGTGATGAAATTGCCATAAGCAAAGATGGGGATACCAGCCTTTTTAAGGGCATCAAAGTTACGGGGGATGCCTTCAGGAATCTTGCCCAGGACTAAAAAGAGGTTGGTAAAGTCAATATGGCCACCCAGTAGGGTAGAAATCACTGGCATGACGATGTCGTTGACCAGGGAATCCACAATTTTCCCAAATGCCCCGCCAATAATGACGCCAACAGCCAAATCGATCACATTGCCCTTGACTGCAAAGTCTCTAAATTCCTTTAAAACGCTCATATTGACCTTTCTTTTGATTTGAATCCCAATTTCCTGGGGATTATCCACACAACTTACTTACACACCTCAATTTTTACTTTAAAATCTCATCTTTAAGTATTTTCTACCTATAAATATTCTTCCAAGGAATTTTGTAAATGAGTAACGACCCCAGTATGGATAAAGACCGCCGCAAGTGGCTGATCGCTACTTCAGCAGTAGGTGGTGTTGGCGCTGCTGCTGCCATATATCCTTTTGTCGACAGTTTTGAGCCCTCAGAGCGCGCCAAGGCTGCCGGAGCGGCAGTGGAGATTGATATCGCCGATATGAAGCCAGATGAGATGCGCATGGTTGAATGGCGCGGAAAGCCAGTTTGGGTTGTGCGTCGCACCCCTGAGCAAGTGGCAGAGCTATCTAAGATTGATTCTGAGCTTGCAGACCCTGATTCTTTAAGGGATCCAGCCCAATACACCCCTTCATACGCACAAAACCAATGGCGCTCCATCAAGCCTGAGTATTTAGTAGTGGTCGGTATTTGTACCCACCTTGGTTGCTCGCCTACCCCTAAGTTTGAATCAGGCCCACAGCCTTCCTTGCCGAATACTTGGCAAGGCGGCTTCCTTTGCCCTTGCCATGGCTCTACTTTTGATATGGCAGGCCGTGTGTTTAAGAATAAACCCGCTCCCGATAACCTTGAAGTACCGCCGCATATGTATTTAAGCGACACCAAGATTATCATCGGCGACGATAAGAAGGCCTAAGGAGAGATAAATGGCATTTCACGAAAAAGAAGTCCCTGCAGGCTCATCTGCAGCTGTCAAATTGATGGCTTGGGTTGACTCACGGTTACCAGTAACCGAGGCCTTTAAACGCCATATGAGCGAGTACTACGCTCCTAAAAACCTCAATTTCTTCTACATCTTTGGTGCTTTGGCAATTGTGGTCTTGGTAATTCAGATTGTTACCGGTATTTTCTTGGTAATGAACTACAAGCCAGATGCAGCTAAGGCATTTGAATCTGTTGAATACATCATGCGCGAAGTGCCTTGGGGATGGTTGATTCGCTATACCCACTCCACTGGTGCTTCTATGTTCTTCGTGGTGGTTTATATGCACATGTTCCGTGGCTTGATTTACGGCTCATATCGTAAGCCTCGTGAACTCATTTGGATCTTTGGCTGCGCCATTTTCTTGTGCTTAATGGGCGAAGCTTTCTTTGGCTACTTGCTGCCTTGGGGTCAGATGTCCTATTGGGGTGCTCAGGTTATTGTGAACTTGTTCTCCGCTATTCCGCTAATCGGGCCAGATTTATCCCTTTGGTTGCGCGGTGACTATGTTGTTGGTGATGCTACCCTCAACCGCTTCTTTGCCTTCCATGTGATCGCTATTCCATTGGTATTGATTGGTTTAGTTGCGGCCCACATTTTGGCATTGCATGAAGTAGGCTCAAACAATCCAGATGGCGTAGAGATTAAAAATACGCTAGATGCCAAAGGCAATCCAGTAGACGGCATTCCTTTCCATCCGTATTACAGCGTTCATGATGTGATGTATTTGGGCGGCTTCTTAATCATCTTTGCTTCAATCGTATTCTTTGCCCCAGAAATGGGCGGATACTTTCTTGAGGCGAATAACTTTATCCCTGCAAACCCATTTGTAACACCAACACACATTGCACCGGTTTGGTATTTCACACCGTTCTACTCGATGTTGCGTGCCACTACGACTAATTTCTTGCTGCCATTGTGGATTTTCTTGGCACTGATATTAGGCATGTTTGCCTTACGTAGCAAAGAGATTAAAGTCAAAGG from Polynucleobacter sp. TUM22923 encodes:
- a CDS encoding tetratricopeptide repeat protein; this translates as MTSSITKVIKHIREDDLALSQSLILDAIEEGGNNLDYLFNLSIQCAESNKLNLAIEILTQLSVVLMHEPEIFYSLGFIYSRKEDDRKALFFYEKALQLNPNHNSALVNMGATLNKLLRHEEALIFLDKAVHLDPKLAESWSNKGSSLDGLMRYEEALMDYDEAIKLHPKFTTAYLNRGNTFMKLNKLDQANFNYDAAIQLDPSDVEVAWNKSLALLLNGNLELGWKGYEVRWKTAEIKNLVRTFSEPLWLGDQSLKEKTILLYAEQGMGDTIHFCRYAKLVAKLGAKVILEVQPPLVPLLKNLEGISEIVAKGQKIPDFDYQCPLLSLPLVFHTALETIPSSFRYIQSNEEKKLAWRNKLGKISVPRVGIVWSGSTIHKNDHNRSLELSKIISYLPSEYKYVCLQKDVRQADKVTLLENPHIQFYGDEMQDFADTAALCELMDLIISVDTSVAHLAGALGKPTWILLPYAPDWRWFLGRSDSPWYPSVKLYRQKSLGDWEGVLERVRGDLNRL
- the mscL gene encoding large conductance mechanosensitive channel protein MscL, with translation MSVLKEFRDFAVKGNVIDLAVGVIIGGAFGKIVDSLVNDIVMPVISTLLGGHIDFTNLFLVLGKIPEGIPRNFDALKKAGIPIFAYGNFITISINFILLAFVIFQMVKIVNRVRAMDEPPAPAEPENTTLLREIRDRLGK
- the petA gene encoding ubiquinol-cytochrome c reductase iron-sulfur subunit: MSNDPSMDKDRRKWLIATSAVGGVGAAAAIYPFVDSFEPSERAKAAGAAVEIDIADMKPDEMRMVEWRGKPVWVVRRTPEQVAELSKIDSELADPDSLRDPAQYTPSYAQNQWRSIKPEYLVVVGICTHLGCSPTPKFESGPQPSLPNTWQGGFLCPCHGSTFDMAGRVFKNKPAPDNLEVPPHMYLSDTKIIIGDDKKA
- a CDS encoding cytochrome bc complex cytochrome b subunit, with the translated sequence MAFHEKEVPAGSSAAVKLMAWVDSRLPVTEAFKRHMSEYYAPKNLNFFYIFGALAIVVLVIQIVTGIFLVMNYKPDAAKAFESVEYIMREVPWGWLIRYTHSTGASMFFVVVYMHMFRGLIYGSYRKPRELIWIFGCAIFLCLMGEAFFGYLLPWGQMSYWGAQVIVNLFSAIPLIGPDLSLWLRGDYVVGDATLNRFFAFHVIAIPLVLIGLVAAHILALHEVGSNNPDGVEIKNTLDAKGNPVDGIPFHPYYSVHDVMYLGGFLIIFASIVFFAPEMGGYFLEANNFIPANPFVTPTHIAPVWYFTPFYSMLRATTTNFLLPLWIFLALILGMFALRSKEIKVKGACVAIAVILAAGFYAFDAKFWGVVIMGGSVVILFFLPWLDHSPVRSIRYRPQFHKYIYGVFVVSFIILGYLGIEPPSPVYEKISQICTIYYLGFFLAMPFWSKLGTFKQVPDRITFAAH